A genomic segment from Orrella daihaiensis encodes:
- a CDS encoding HlyD family secretion protein has translation MQINFNGKFFRRLIGIIILLALVIVVGPALFKVQSANAIVNAHVVYVNSPLEGVVTEVFKSVGSTVERGDSLIVVNNPRISERLLEELKALRQTVMERINGLTRQQTSLQSMQSDLQVRIELHNSHETTRLEHQIAEARAQALAQQGTVNELKLTLEKNRKLLAQKFISELEFDRSRFGLEVGEAQLQAIEAKIRTLESEQTALAAGVYLGQGRNDVPYTQQKFEDITVQLINIQAEISEANARLMALEDQIAAERSNLQKLREATLAAPVSGMLWRLYFPVGSDVVLGSRLSALVDCNDLFVEAAVPDSNLAGLSEGSKVNYRLVGSSEWAVAEVFKIVGSGNKVRDETLAAELDTDSRDGRVFVRIAKDTLPDIQANQCYVGRAAEVTFDRTFNPKVLLTRLTGLFQ, from the coding sequence ATGCAAATAAATTTCAATGGCAAGTTTTTCCGGCGTCTGATCGGCATCATTATTTTATTGGCACTCGTCATCGTGGTTGGGCCAGCCTTATTTAAGGTGCAAAGTGCCAATGCGATTGTCAATGCACATGTCGTGTATGTAAATTCGCCGCTTGAAGGTGTTGTAACGGAAGTGTTCAAGTCGGTTGGTTCAACAGTTGAGCGCGGTGATTCACTGATAGTCGTCAACAACCCTAGAATCAGCGAAAGATTGCTAGAGGAATTGAAAGCGTTGCGCCAGACAGTCATGGAAAGAATTAATGGATTGACCCGACAGCAAACGAGTTTGCAGTCCATGCAATCAGACCTGCAGGTGCGGATTGAATTGCACAATAGTCATGAAACCACGCGTCTTGAACATCAAATCGCGGAGGCCCGAGCGCAGGCGTTGGCTCAGCAGGGCACAGTCAATGAATTAAAGCTTACGCTCGAAAAAAACCGCAAACTACTGGCTCAGAAGTTTATTTCCGAATTAGAGTTTGACCGATCTCGATTTGGGCTTGAAGTGGGCGAAGCCCAACTGCAAGCGATCGAAGCCAAAATCAGAACACTCGAATCTGAGCAGACTGCGTTGGCGGCAGGCGTTTACCTCGGTCAAGGTCGAAACGATGTGCCTTACACGCAACAAAAGTTCGAGGACATCACGGTGCAATTAATCAATATTCAGGCCGAGATCAGTGAGGCCAATGCACGCTTGATGGCGCTTGAGGATCAGATTGCCGCTGAGCGTTCGAACTTGCAGAAATTGCGTGAAGCCACCTTGGCTGCACCAGTCAGTGGAATGCTTTGGCGCCTGTACTTTCCAGTCGGCAGTGATGTTGTGCTGGGGAGTCGTCTATCGGCGCTAGTCGATTGCAATGACCTGTTTGTAGAAGCGGCTGTGCCCGATAGCAATTTAGCCGGCTTATCCGAGGGCAGCAAAGTAAATTATCGGCTCGTCGGTAGCTCTGAATGGGCAGTTGCGGAGGTGTTCAAGATTGTGGGCAGCGGCAACAAGGTTCGTGATGAGACGCTGGCAGCTGAGCTCGATACCGATTCTCGTGATGGGCGTGTCTTTGTGCGCATAGCGAAAGATACATTGCCCGATATTCAAGCCAATCAGTGTTACGTTGGTCGAGCTGCGGAAGTCACATTTGACCGCACCTTCAATCCCAAGGTGCTGTTGACACGATTGACTGGTCTTTTTCAGTAA
- a CDS encoding putative bifunctional diguanylate cyclase/phosphodiesterase, with protein MTQRSLRSEVGQGVAKVIGLQLAFTLALLFVVAVGGGFYALTSDLKSKQDIIGARISAEISTISSALEGLANSPVLWTALTDTTDRNAYLAPLLAGLNRTDTFRFGVLDYRGREYLVPDDFFLTEHEYQKSHTTWLEGPQLHFEVIQNESSGLHVLMVAPIVSPMSRSVVGYAIGAYGIDRSLMQLQFGLETAIKVNFRRPAALGTYDFGLLTVSTTSRQTINTPNGEFVFYLTVTDSFQQQLLTLILLLCAVALVGLYARRLGLAWSTGFAKRTLARLETLVTQSRSVVRGESVSLQSEQASDEISEIQNTLVKLLTDQRTTLDQLKTAASVYETAGEAIMVTDVKGVVVDVNTALLSITGYTREQIIGQQSGKIYRAPTQDSADQTIAQTIAQTGRWRGETVFFDCEGHSIPVQLAVSVVHDSEGKETGRVAIFTDIRQIKHAEERLRQLAYEDPLTGKPNYRAFTDFIVQQINDPATENKPFLFLFIDLDRLKQINDLWGHEKGDDIIQAAADHFSECLPHGHLLGRRSGDEFLAYVPVDASQSLQMLREQLRADLVKYRVMLDDNLYEATASIGVTQYPQFGQSLKDLLQQADAALYEAKRAVSGSKIVWYDDRLGQKMKRQLVIQAALPEAIRAGRIVPHFQPEVSLATGRVVGFEALARWYDPVLGFVAPDEFIAVAEESDLIVSLSHSMLDQVFAAMPQLQAKFAGAQIAVNVSPRQFLNQKLLSSLKRFAADHPDFVSSLVLEITETDLSNQEELLIAQLQQIRELGLKVAIDDFGKGHSSLSRLANMPLDKLKIDAAFVAGIGDGVQENIIEVILGLAHTLGLTVTAEGVETEQQRKWLHAAGCQRAQGWLYARAMRLEDALALNSPMKGHD; from the coding sequence ATGACACAAAGATCTTTGCGATCTGAAGTCGGACAAGGCGTTGCCAAGGTGATCGGGTTGCAATTGGCCTTCACACTAGCTTTGTTGTTTGTGGTCGCTGTCGGCGGTGGATTCTATGCATTGACCTCAGATCTGAAATCCAAGCAAGACATTATCGGTGCCCGTATCAGTGCTGAAATTTCAACGATTTCTAGTGCCCTTGAGGGTTTGGCAAACTCGCCTGTATTGTGGACCGCGTTGACCGATACCACTGACCGCAACGCCTATCTGGCACCCCTGCTTGCCGGGCTGAATCGTACCGATACCTTCCGTTTCGGTGTGCTTGATTATCGGGGACGTGAATATCTTGTCCCGGATGACTTCTTTTTGACAGAGCATGAGTATCAAAAAAGCCACACTACTTGGCTTGAAGGTCCACAGTTGCATTTCGAAGTCATACAAAATGAGTCGTCTGGTCTGCATGTATTAATGGTGGCGCCCATTGTCTCTCCCATGAGTCGCAGTGTTGTGGGTTACGCCATCGGTGCTTATGGAATTGATCGCTCGCTGATGCAGCTGCAATTTGGGCTAGAGACTGCAATTAAAGTTAATTTCCGCAGGCCGGCTGCTCTTGGTACGTACGACTTTGGACTCTTGACAGTGTCCACTACAAGCCGACAAACGATTAACACTCCAAATGGCGAATTTGTTTTTTATCTCACTGTTACCGATTCCTTTCAGCAGCAGTTGCTTACTTTGATATTGCTGTTGTGCGCCGTGGCGCTAGTGGGGCTGTACGCCCGTCGGCTTGGCCTGGCCTGGTCAACAGGGTTTGCAAAACGTACCTTGGCTCGACTAGAGACCCTAGTGACACAATCGAGGTCAGTGGTGCGGGGCGAGAGTGTGTCCTTGCAGTCAGAGCAAGCCTCTGATGAGATTTCCGAGATCCAGAATACGCTGGTTAAGCTGCTCACAGATCAGCGCACCACGCTGGATCAGTTAAAAACAGCGGCCAGCGTATACGAGACGGCAGGTGAAGCCATTATGGTTACTGACGTCAAAGGTGTCGTTGTCGATGTCAACACTGCGTTGCTGTCGATTACTGGTTACACCCGTGAGCAAATCATTGGTCAGCAATCAGGGAAAATTTATCGCGCGCCCACACAAGATAGCGCGGATCAGACGATTGCTCAGACTATTGCGCAAACGGGTCGCTGGCGTGGCGAGACAGTTTTTTTTGATTGTGAGGGTCATTCAATACCGGTTCAGCTTGCCGTATCGGTCGTACATGACAGCGAAGGCAAAGAGACTGGCAGAGTTGCTATCTTTACCGATATCCGTCAAATCAAGCACGCCGAAGAGCGTCTGCGCCAATTGGCTTATGAGGATCCTCTGACAGGCAAACCCAATTACCGTGCTTTTACTGATTTTATTGTCCAGCAGATCAATGACCCGGCCACAGAAAACAAGCCATTCTTGTTTTTGTTTATTGACCTTGACAGGCTTAAGCAAATCAATGATTTGTGGGGCCATGAAAAAGGTGACGATATTATTCAGGCGGCTGCAGATCATTTTAGTGAATGCTTGCCACACGGGCACTTGCTTGGCCGACGTTCGGGTGACGAGTTTCTGGCCTACGTTCCTGTCGATGCGTCGCAGTCGCTGCAAATGCTCAGGGAGCAACTTCGGGCTGACTTGGTTAAATACCGCGTGATGCTCGATGACAATCTATACGAGGCGACAGCCAGCATCGGCGTCACTCAATATCCGCAGTTCGGGCAGTCACTTAAAGATTTGCTGCAACAAGCTGACGCCGCACTTTACGAAGCGAAACGTGCTGTTTCTGGCAGCAAAATCGTCTGGTACGACGACCGCCTGGGTCAGAAAATGAAGCGTCAATTAGTCATTCAGGCCGCATTGCCAGAAGCAATCAGGGCTGGGCGAATCGTGCCGCACTTTCAGCCGGAAGTCAGCTTGGCCACCGGTCGTGTGGTTGGATTCGAAGCGTTAGCCCGTTGGTATGATCCGGTGCTTGGATTTGTTGCACCAGATGAATTCATTGCAGTGGCTGAAGAGTCTGACTTAATCGTCAGCCTATCGCACAGTATGCTAGATCAGGTATTTGCAGCCATGCCGCAATTGCAAGCCAAGTTTGCCGGGGCCCAGATTGCCGTCAACGTTTCCCCTAGGCAGTTTCTGAATCAGAAGCTGCTAAGTAGCTTGAAGCGATTTGCAGCAGACCATCCGGATTTTGTTTCTAGCCTGGTACTTGAGATCACAGAGACGGATCTTTCCAATCAGGAAGAATTGCTGATTGCTCAGTTGCAGCAAATTCGAGAGCTTGGCCTTAAAGTGGCAATCGATGATTTTGGTAAGGGGCATTCGTCCCTGTCGCGTTTAGCGAACATGCCGCTAGACAAGCTTAAGATTGATGCAGCATTTGTCGCTGGCATTGGCGATGGTGTGCAGGAGAACATCATTGAAGTGATCTTGGGGCTTGCCCATACGCTCGGATTGACGGTTACTGCCGAAGGTGTTGAGACTGAGCAACAAAGAAAATGGTTGCATGCGGCCGGCTGTCAGCGAGCACAAGGGTGGTTATATGCTCGTGCCATGAGGCTCGAGGATGCTTTAGCCTTGAATAGCCCAATGAAAGGCCACGATTAA
- a CDS encoding sensor domain-containing diguanylate cyclase: protein MDTNTSMRLKPQQVRRLGVAVGLALLILVWSSYFFAYQSVQNSFTKSTESALASETTLLEDHLERSLNLVTTILLTMGEMTNITMVTPDVLTPEELQRAIGNSHVIRSLSLIDSAGLVLTSSNPGNIGKTISPDSFSDDSHDITWRIGKVRFGEVLPYRDISDWSQERTSPTQQLMPAFYSVDQDGKQLIWVATINISFFENVWSRIDHNPAVEIAIFNYTGKKVMNHHAQPVSTAEVFKQLSSAISYQDIGSFYLAQDDNFLVVYRSDSQSPMIVTSIANMDTLSADTVQTREFLLLIATLGSLLIVGVLSALYRLYIRQARAAVMSDNLLAGITTHLLMTRSDLRGRIEDVNEPMLAATGYSRAELLGKDHKILNSGLEKPELFEHMWKTLAAGEIWRGTFRNKTKSGELLWLTATIIPFRNEWGDTTHYISLYSDITQAIRLSQEYEREKAARLTLESLNQKLRSEATLDPLTQVANRRGLDEFVREMNEQKDLARMSLAVLMIDIDHFKQINDTWGHGVGDVVLQTLAEKWSGAIRSSDLLVRLGGEEFALILPRTPRISAERIAEKLCAQTASQLIEIADSDQPLRVTISIGVAYAAHVADQTIDALLSQADDALYAAKSGGRNKVVTLSVD from the coding sequence TTGGATACCAACACCTCCATGCGTTTAAAGCCACAACAGGTCAGACGACTGGGTGTGGCGGTGGGTCTTGCCTTGCTCATACTTGTCTGGTCGAGCTACTTTTTTGCGTATCAATCTGTTCAGAATAGTTTCACCAAATCCACAGAGAGTGCCTTGGCCTCAGAGACCACGTTACTGGAGGATCATCTTGAGCGCTCACTTAATCTTGTCACGACCATTTTGCTGACCATGGGTGAGATGACCAATATCACCATGGTCACTCCGGATGTGCTGACACCGGAGGAATTGCAACGTGCGATCGGAAACTCACATGTCATTCGCAGCCTGTCCTTGATCGATAGCGCTGGTCTGGTGCTCACGAGCTCAAACCCTGGCAACATCGGTAAAACCATCAGTCCGGATAGTTTTTCTGATGATAGTCATGACATCACATGGCGTATTGGTAAAGTTAGATTCGGTGAAGTCCTGCCGTATCGCGACATCTCGGATTGGTCACAAGAGAGAACCTCCCCGACCCAACAGCTTATGCCTGCCTTCTACTCAGTCGATCAGGACGGCAAACAACTCATTTGGGTCGCCACGATCAACATTTCTTTCTTTGAAAACGTCTGGAGCAGAATTGATCACAACCCTGCCGTTGAGATTGCCATCTTCAACTACACGGGTAAAAAAGTGATGAATCATCATGCCCAGCCAGTATCCACAGCAGAGGTCTTCAAACAACTCTCGAGCGCAATCTCCTATCAAGATATCGGAAGTTTCTATCTAGCCCAAGACGATAATTTTCTGGTGGTCTACCGGTCTGACAGCCAGTCGCCCATGATTGTGACAAGCATCGCCAACATGGATACGCTAAGCGCAGACACGGTACAAACCCGCGAGTTTTTATTGCTTATCGCAACACTGGGATCTTTGCTTATTGTCGGGGTGTTATCCGCTCTATACCGACTCTACATCAGGCAAGCAAGGGCAGCCGTGATGTCAGACAATCTGCTGGCTGGCATCACCACGCACCTGTTGATGACACGCTCAGACCTCAGAGGCCGGATTGAAGACGTTAACGAACCTATGCTTGCAGCCACTGGGTACTCTAGAGCAGAGCTGCTTGGCAAAGATCACAAAATACTCAACAGCGGTCTGGAAAAGCCAGAGCTCTTCGAACACATGTGGAAGACTTTGGCTGCCGGCGAGATCTGGCGGGGCACATTTCGTAACAAAACAAAGTCTGGTGAATTGTTATGGCTGACGGCCACCATCATCCCGTTTCGTAACGAGTGGGGGGACACCACCCACTACATCTCCCTCTACAGTGATATCACCCAAGCAATCCGACTGTCACAAGAGTACGAACGGGAAAAGGCCGCGCGGTTAACTCTCGAGTCACTCAATCAAAAACTGCGTTCGGAGGCTACCCTTGATCCATTGACTCAGGTAGCAAATCGTCGTGGTTTGGACGAGTTTGTCCGGGAAATGAATGAGCAGAAAGACCTCGCCCGTATGTCACTGGCAGTCCTGATGATTGATATTGATCATTTCAAGCAAATCAACGACACTTGGGGGCATGGTGTTGGTGATGTGGTTCTTCAAACACTTGCCGAAAAGTGGTCTGGTGCCATACGCTCATCAGATCTATTGGTTCGCCTTGGCGGTGAAGAGTTTGCCCTTATCCTGCCTCGCACACCCCGAATCAGTGCTGAACGGATAGCTGAGAAGCTATGCGCACAGACTGCAAGTCAGCTAATCGAGATAGCCGATAGCGACCAGCCTCTGCGTGTCACGATTAGCATTGGTGTGGCGTATGCGGCTCATGTTGCCGATCAGACAATCGATGCGCTGCTTAGCCAAGCTGATGATGCACTGTATGCTGCCAAATCAGGTGGACGCAACAAAGTGGTCACCCTCAGTGTTGATTAG
- a CDS encoding ABC transporter substrate-binding protein, which yields MIPQHLTNWFIKQFAAVCAALVAPFVLAQSTSAVQQPVLIGFDGAFTQPSSTSAASITLGAQIAIDEINARGGVLNGRPLKLVTEDNHGISARARDNFKSLAVMPDLVAIYGGKFSPTIMETMPLANELKVVSVSLWGSANPITDDPLKNPYVYRLSLKDSWAIPAMMRQALDAHSATRLCALFPNTAWGRSGANALDLNLAQTAQQLVHSKWYQWGQTDFAADLQNCIDAGGQAVIMVANEGEGAAIINSMATLPDKERLPIVSHWGVTGGLLHQLIKPSAGLVDVDIIQTFSFVDNPRPTAQALAREVMQRTGVLNVALISSPVGVAQAYDMTHLLALGVEQAGSTDRAAVQAALQTLPPFAGAIRDYDRPFTDTNHDGLTAKQVLFVHIEPDGALLPVPENGPSK from the coding sequence GTGATACCTCAGCACCTGACGAATTGGTTCATAAAACAGTTTGCGGCGGTTTGTGCAGCCCTCGTCGCGCCATTCGTATTAGCGCAATCGACTAGCGCAGTACAGCAGCCAGTATTGATTGGTTTTGATGGGGCCTTCACACAACCGTCAAGCACATCAGCTGCTTCAATTACGCTCGGTGCACAGATCGCTATCGATGAAATCAACGCTCGTGGCGGCGTGCTGAATGGACGCCCATTGAAGCTGGTGACCGAAGACAATCATGGCATTTCTGCGCGGGCACGTGACAACTTCAAGTCCTTGGCAGTGATGCCTGACTTGGTTGCCATATATGGTGGCAAGTTCAGTCCAACCATTATGGAAACGATGCCACTGGCCAACGAGCTGAAGGTTGTCTCTGTTAGCTTGTGGGGGTCAGCCAATCCCATTACGGATGACCCTTTGAAAAACCCCTACGTGTACCGGCTTTCTCTAAAGGATAGCTGGGCCATTCCGGCCATGATGAGGCAGGCGCTTGATGCTCATTCGGCCACTCGATTATGTGCCCTCTTTCCGAATACTGCTTGGGGGCGGTCTGGCGCTAATGCCTTAGACCTGAATCTGGCTCAAACTGCTCAGCAGTTAGTGCACTCAAAATGGTATCAGTGGGGTCAGACTGATTTTGCTGCAGACTTACAAAATTGCATTGATGCCGGTGGTCAAGCGGTCATTATGGTCGCCAATGAAGGTGAGGGTGCTGCCATTATTAATAGCATGGCCACCCTGCCTGACAAGGAGCGCCTGCCAATCGTCTCACACTGGGGTGTGACTGGTGGGCTGTTACATCAGCTCATTAAGCCAAGTGCCGGTCTGGTAGATGTCGATATTATTCAAACCTTCAGTTTTGTGGACAATCCCAGACCTACAGCTCAAGCGCTTGCAAGGGAGGTGATGCAGCGTACCGGCGTGCTGAATGTTGCGCTAATCTCCAGCCCCGTCGGTGTGGCACAGGCCTATGACATGACGCATTTACTGGCGCTCGGTGTAGAGCAGGCTGGTTCAACGGATAGAGCAGCGGTTCAGGCTGCCTTACAGACATTGCCACCATTTGCAGGTGCCATTCGGGATTATGACCGACCATTCACTGATACCAATCACGATGGATTGACGGCAAAACAAGTGTTGTTTGTCCATATTGAGCCTGATGGCGCTTTGTTGCCGGTTCCTGAGAATGGGCCAAGCAAATGA
- a CDS encoding glycosyltransferase — protein MTLTAYMPLLLVASIYLLFWDATKSSNKNRAFFALVSVLLGVVYLAWRAIATLYLPPELGWANQVWTILLWLVELLTFIEVGTFLLIMSRTNERSAQADALAQLPREPSPSVDILIPTYNEPIDVLEKTIIGACNIDWPNKKVWVLDDGRRDWLRDYCRDREVGYLTREDNAHAKAGNLNHALAKTKGEFICIFDADFVPFPDFVRRTIGFFDDPTVGIVQTPQHFYNKDPIQTNLSISQDYPDEQRLFFDEMAASRDAWDAAFCCGSCSIQRRAALVAVGGVPTESITEDLLSTLVMLRKGYRTLYLNERLSMGLAAESIQGFFVQRERWCRGAIQSLFLPTGPLGAGLTAIQRLLFFPTSWLIQYTVRIMLILIPIVYLLTGMIPFYFTSINDLIFFQVPVFLAFFLNMRWLVGGKYMPLVSVAASVFASFRMFPTVVASLIKPFGTPFKVTPKGSSSVSGRGAELFTFYQILLAIALTVAGLLINVQPEIAVIRFDEFYPIAVFWSAFNLVVLVLAALLCFEGPRFRREERFDVHESVELELDDFKTLGELIDASVDGCKIQLDSNWLSTPLPTSMVARISGVGAVRLKPIRVNRGAIAAIFEYEANQRDLMIAKLFSGRYRNQVDDVSGFGTILARLWRRAFGD, from the coding sequence ATGACGCTGACTGCCTATATGCCACTGTTGCTGGTGGCATCAATTTATTTATTGTTTTGGGATGCCACCAAATCGAGTAATAAAAACCGAGCTTTCTTTGCGCTAGTCAGTGTTTTACTGGGGGTTGTCTACCTTGCCTGGCGAGCAATCGCTACGCTTTACCTGCCGCCCGAACTTGGTTGGGCAAATCAAGTATGGACCATCTTATTGTGGCTCGTTGAATTATTGACCTTCATTGAGGTCGGTACGTTCTTGCTAATTATGAGCCGCACCAATGAACGCAGTGCTCAAGCCGATGCACTTGCCCAGTTACCACGTGAACCCTCACCGTCGGTTGATATACTTATCCCGACTTATAACGAGCCGATTGACGTTCTAGAAAAAACAATTATTGGCGCGTGCAACATTGATTGGCCAAATAAAAAAGTTTGGGTTCTCGATGATGGCCGGCGTGACTGGCTCAGAGACTATTGTCGGGATCGAGAGGTCGGCTATCTGACCAGAGAGGATAATGCGCATGCCAAAGCCGGGAATCTTAACCATGCATTGGCAAAGACAAAGGGGGAGTTCATTTGCATTTTTGATGCCGACTTTGTGCCATTTCCAGATTTCGTGCGAAGAACCATAGGCTTTTTTGATGATCCGACTGTGGGCATTGTGCAAACGCCGCAGCACTTTTACAACAAGGATCCGATTCAAACAAACTTGAGTATCTCGCAAGATTACCCTGATGAGCAGCGTCTTTTTTTTGATGAGATGGCAGCAAGCCGTGATGCCTGGGATGCTGCCTTTTGTTGCGGCTCTTGTAGCATTCAGCGCCGCGCGGCACTGGTTGCTGTGGGTGGTGTGCCAACCGAAAGTATCACGGAGGATTTGTTAAGTACCTTGGTCATGCTGCGTAAAGGTTACCGCACACTTTATTTGAATGAACGACTGAGCATGGGCCTGGCGGCCGAATCGATCCAAGGCTTTTTTGTTCAACGCGAGCGTTGGTGTCGAGGAGCCATTCAGTCTCTGTTTCTGCCAACTGGGCCGTTGGGTGCAGGGCTGACCGCCATCCAGCGGCTGCTGTTCTTTCCCACGAGTTGGTTAATCCAGTACACCGTCAGAATCATGCTGATTCTTATCCCCATCGTATATCTTTTAACTGGAATGATCCCGTTTTACTTCACTAGTATCAATGATTTGATTTTCTTTCAGGTACCGGTGTTTCTGGCGTTCTTCTTGAACATGCGATGGCTAGTGGGCGGTAAGTACATGCCCTTGGTCTCAGTAGCGGCTAGTGTGTTTGCGAGTTTCCGGATGTTTCCCACTGTCGTGGCATCACTCATCAAACCGTTTGGCACACCGTTTAAGGTTACGCCCAAGGGTTCCTCGTCTGTCAGTGGACGCGGCGCTGAGCTTTTCACGTTCTATCAAATTCTCCTTGCCATTGCTTTGACTGTGGCGGGCTTGCTGATCAACGTGCAACCTGAAATTGCAGTCATTCGGTTTGATGAGTTCTATCCGATCGCTGTTTTTTGGTCTGCCTTTAATCTTGTGGTTCTAGTGCTCGCAGCATTGCTGTGTTTTGAGGGGCCAAGATTTCGGCGGGAAGAACGATTTGATGTGCATGAGTCTGTTGAGCTTGAGCTCGACGACTTTAAAACCTTAGGCGAGCTTATTGACGCCAGCGTCGACGGTTGCAAGATACAGCTTGATTCCAACTGGTTGTCAACGCCGTTACCAACAAGTATGGTCGCAAGGATATCGGGTGTGGGTGCAGTACGGCTTAAGCCTATCCGGGTTAACCGTGGTGCGATTGCAGCGATCTTTGAGTATGAAGCGAATCAGCGTGATTTGATGATTGCTAAGCTGTTCAGTGGTCGATACCGTAATCAAGTAGATGATGTGTCGGGATTTGGGACTATCCTTGCTCGGCTTTGGCGAAGAGCGTTTGGAGACTGA
- a CDS encoding substrate-binding periplasmic protein, with protein MNVLFGSLILLVALGPGTTLAGTLDAVKARGTLLVCHWPQYFGISFEHPRTGILQGIDIDMSKAFADDLGVNLEYVKTDFANFMDRLEAGDCDIAMMGAGVTPARQERVSFSAPYLRSDIYFITTKANTTLQSVEDLDQPGVVISVQKGTYMEPFSRDYFKNATLSIVSKPSEREIEVETGRADAFATDYPYSQRMLRNVDWARLISPTKELKTTDYAYAVRKGDPQWLATVNEFLIRVKQDGRLEQAARANNLLPILVRD; from the coding sequence ATGAATGTATTATTCGGCAGCCTAATCCTGTTGGTTGCACTGGGGCCAGGAACCACGTTAGCCGGCACACTAGACGCGGTCAAAGCGCGCGGTACGCTTTTAGTTTGTCATTGGCCACAATATTTTGGGATTAGTTTCGAACATCCGAGAACAGGCATACTGCAAGGCATCGACATCGATATGTCCAAGGCATTTGCAGACGATCTTGGCGTGAATCTTGAGTATGTCAAAACCGACTTCGCAAACTTCATGGATCGCTTGGAGGCCGGCGACTGTGACATTGCGATGATGGGAGCGGGTGTAACCCCTGCACGTCAAGAAAGGGTTAGTTTCTCGGCACCATATCTGCGTAGCGATATTTATTTCATTACAACAAAAGCGAATACAACCCTGCAATCTGTTGAGGATCTCGATCAACCAGGTGTAGTGATCTCTGTGCAGAAGGGAACCTACATGGAGCCATTCTCGCGCGACTATTTCAAGAATGCGACTTTATCAATCGTCTCCAAACCGTCCGAGCGCGAGATAGAAGTCGAAACGGGTCGGGCCGACGCTTTTGCGACCGACTACCCCTACAGTCAGCGCATGTTGCGTAACGTTGATTGGGCGAGATTAATCAGCCCTACCAAGGAACTTAAAACGACTGATTATGCCTACGCGGTGCGCAAAGGTGATCCGCAGTGGCTAGCAACAGTCAACGAATTTTTGATCCGCGTCAAGCAAGATGGCCGTCTTGAGCAAGCAGCAAGAGCCAACAACCTGCTACCCATTCTAGTCAGGGACTAG